From a single Micromonospora carbonacea genomic region:
- a CDS encoding VWA domain-containing protein has product MAGNRFRYGQWRGGPDPLAPPYDVRAAVDSVGAEVLAGGSLREALRDLLRRGPQGRGGLDDLAARARRLRREALRRGDLDGAVTRARALLDQALAAERDELRGRDDEAARFAEAVLDNLPRSTARAVRELAGYEWASDEARQAYRRILDGLRGDVLEQRFAGLRDAARAAGDPQVQRQLAEMMRDLNELLARHARSEDTTDAFAEFMRRHGEFFPEQPRDVDELVDVLARRAAAGERLMRSLSDRQREELAGLMRESLGERLAGELAALDANLRALRPDLHRGGGERVRGDQPLGYGEAAGALAEIAELDELLDALDQEHPGATLDDVDVEAVARTLGRDAADDVRRLRELERELRRQGWVTRDADGLTLSPKALRRLAGTALRQVFADLTAGPRGQHDLRTAGAAGEVSGASRQWEYGDEQPIDVVRTLHRAVRRAGPSVPVQLAAEDFEVAETERRASAAVALCVDLSYSMISQGRWGPMKQTALALSHLMATRFPQDALQIIGFGRQAAPLTQAELAAVEPDLEQGTNLQHALRLAGRHLRRHPGAEPVVLVVTDGEPTAHLDPEDGEAYFHWPPLPETVAATIREVDRLTRAGAMLNLFMLGEDPGLRRFVDAVARRSRGRMFTPDLGDLGEYVVSDYLRARRGRR; this is encoded by the coding sequence GTGGCCGGCAACCGGTTCCGGTACGGCCAGTGGCGCGGCGGCCCCGACCCGCTCGCCCCGCCGTACGACGTGCGGGCCGCCGTCGACTCGGTCGGCGCGGAGGTGCTGGCCGGCGGCAGCCTCCGCGAGGCGCTGCGCGACCTGCTGCGGCGCGGCCCGCAGGGGCGCGGCGGCCTCGACGACCTCGCCGCCCGGGCCCGGCGGCTGCGCCGCGAGGCGCTGCGCCGGGGCGACCTCGACGGGGCGGTGACCCGCGCCCGGGCGCTGCTCGACCAGGCCCTCGCCGCCGAACGGGACGAGCTGCGCGGGCGCGACGACGAGGCGGCCCGCTTCGCCGAGGCGGTGCTCGACAACCTGCCCCGGTCCACCGCCCGCGCCGTGCGGGAGCTGGCGGGCTACGAGTGGGCGAGCGACGAGGCCCGGCAGGCGTACCGGCGGATCCTCGACGGGCTGCGTGGCGACGTGCTGGAGCAGCGCTTCGCCGGCCTGCGCGACGCGGCGCGGGCCGCCGGCGACCCGCAGGTCCAGCGGCAGCTCGCGGAGATGATGCGCGACCTCAACGAGCTGCTGGCCCGGCACGCCCGGTCGGAGGACACCACCGACGCGTTCGCCGAGTTCATGCGCCGCCACGGCGAGTTCTTCCCGGAGCAGCCGAGGGACGTCGACGAGCTGGTCGACGTGCTGGCCCGGCGGGCGGCGGCCGGGGAGCGGCTGATGCGGTCGCTGTCGGACCGGCAGCGCGAGGAGCTGGCCGGGCTGATGCGCGAGTCCCTCGGCGAACGGCTGGCCGGCGAGCTGGCCGCGCTCGACGCGAACCTGCGGGCGCTGCGCCCCGACCTGCACCGGGGCGGCGGCGAGCGGGTGCGCGGCGACCAGCCGCTCGGCTACGGCGAGGCGGCCGGGGCGCTCGCCGAGATCGCCGAGCTGGACGAGTTGCTCGACGCCCTGGACCAGGAGCACCCCGGCGCGACCCTGGACGACGTGGACGTCGAGGCGGTGGCCCGCACGCTGGGCCGCGACGCCGCCGACGACGTGCGCCGGCTGCGGGAGCTGGAGCGGGAGCTGCGCCGGCAGGGCTGGGTGACCCGGGACGCCGACGGCTTGACGCTCAGCCCGAAGGCGCTGCGCCGGCTCGCCGGCACCGCGCTGCGCCAGGTCTTCGCCGACCTGACGGCCGGGCCGCGTGGCCAGCACGACCTGCGTACGGCGGGCGCGGCCGGCGAGGTCAGCGGGGCGTCACGGCAGTGGGAGTACGGCGACGAGCAGCCGATCGACGTGGTGCGCACCCTGCACCGGGCGGTCCGCCGGGCGGGGCCGTCGGTGCCGGTCCAGCTCGCCGCCGAGGACTTCGAGGTGGCGGAGACCGAACGCCGGGCCTCGGCGGCGGTGGCGCTGTGCGTGGACCTGTCGTACTCGATGATCTCGCAGGGGCGGTGGGGGCCGATGAAGCAGACGGCCCTGGCCCTGTCCCACCTGATGGCGACCAGGTTCCCCCAGGACGCCCTCCAGATCATCGGGTTCGGCCGGCAGGCCGCGCCGCTGACCCAGGCGGAGCTGGCGGCCGTCGAACCGGACCTGGAGCAGGGCACCAACCTCCAGCACGCGCTGCGGCTGGCGGGGCGGCACCTGCGCCGGCACCCGGGCGCGGAGCCGGTGGTCCTCGTGGTCACCGACGGCGAGCCCACCGCCCACCTCGACCCCGAGGACGGCGAGGCGTACTTCCACTGGCCGCCGCTGCCGGAGACGGTCGCGGCGACGATCCGGGAGGTGGACCGGCTGACCCGGGCCGGCGCGATGCTCAACCTGTTCATGCTCGGCGAGGATCCCGGCCTGCGCCGCTTCGTCGACGCGGTGGCCCGCCGGTCCCGGGGCCGGATGTTCACCCCCGACCTCGGCGACCTCGGCGAGTACGTGGTCAGCGACTACCTGCGCGCCCGCCGGGGCCGCCGCTGA
- a CDS encoding sigma 54-interacting transcriptional regulator → MGRVTEPNQVLPVPPADLPATLGALREAGHHYRTVKQELRDNLLARLRAGGDRFPGIVGYDDTVLPEVERALLAGHDMVLLGERGQGKTRLIRSLVALLDEWTPVIAGSVLNEHPMHPLTPASRALAAEAGDDLPVAWLHRSMRYGEKLATPDTSVGDLIGDVDPIRIAQGRTLGDPETIHFGLVPRTNRGIFAVNELPDLAERIQVALLNVLEERDIQVRGYQLRLPLDLLLVASANPEDYTNRGRIITPLKDRFGAEIHTHYPLGLELELALIRQEADLVAEVPQHVLEVLARFARAVRESPSVDQRSGVSARFAIAAAETVAAAALRRSGLLAAGATTDGAREETPVARVGDAVSVTSTLRGKVEFESGEDGREVEILAHLLRTATADTFRARLAGLDLSGFTALVDDGRVVETGELVASAELLRQVGTVPGLAKALDRLGLGDAPTPEQAAAGVEFVLEGLHLTRRLGKDVTDSGRTVYGGRG, encoded by the coding sequence GTGGGTCGGGTGACTGAGCCCAACCAGGTTCTCCCGGTCCCGCCCGCCGACCTGCCCGCCACCCTCGGCGCGCTGCGGGAGGCCGGGCACCACTACCGCACGGTCAAGCAGGAACTCCGCGACAACCTCCTCGCCCGGCTGCGTGCCGGCGGGGACCGCTTCCCCGGCATCGTCGGCTACGACGACACGGTGCTGCCCGAGGTCGAGCGGGCGCTGCTCGCCGGACACGACATGGTGCTGCTCGGCGAGCGCGGCCAGGGCAAGACCCGGCTGATCCGCTCCCTGGTGGCGTTGCTCGACGAGTGGACCCCGGTCATCGCCGGCTCGGTGCTCAACGAGCACCCGATGCACCCGCTCACCCCCGCGTCCCGCGCCCTGGCCGCCGAGGCCGGCGACGACCTGCCGGTCGCCTGGCTGCACCGCAGCATGCGGTACGGCGAGAAGCTGGCCACCCCCGACACCAGCGTCGGCGACCTCATCGGCGACGTCGACCCGATCCGGATCGCCCAGGGGCGCACCCTCGGCGACCCGGAGACCATCCACTTCGGGTTGGTGCCGCGCACCAACCGGGGCATCTTCGCCGTCAACGAGCTGCCCGACCTGGCCGAGCGCATCCAGGTGGCGCTGCTCAACGTGCTGGAGGAGCGCGACATCCAGGTGCGCGGCTACCAGCTGCGGCTGCCGCTGGACCTGTTGCTGGTGGCCAGCGCCAACCCGGAGGACTACACCAACCGGGGCCGGATCATCACCCCGCTCAAGGACCGCTTCGGCGCGGAGATCCACACCCACTACCCGCTCGGCCTGGAGCTGGAGCTGGCCCTCATCCGGCAGGAGGCCGACCTGGTCGCCGAGGTGCCGCAGCACGTGCTGGAGGTGCTGGCCCGGTTCGCCCGCGCGGTGCGCGAGTCCCCGTCGGTCGACCAGCGCTCCGGCGTCTCGGCCCGGTTCGCGATCGCCGCCGCCGAGACCGTCGCCGCCGCCGCGCTGCGCCGCTCGGGCCTGCTCGCGGCCGGTGCCACCACCGACGGGGCACGCGAGGAGACGCCCGTCGCCCGGGTCGGCGACGCGGTGTCGGTGACCTCCACGCTGCGCGGCAAGGTCGAGTTCGAGAGCGGTGAGGACGGGCGGGAGGTCGAGATCCTCGCCCACCTGCTGCGTACCGCGACCGCCGACACGTTCCGGGCCCGGCTCGCCGGGCTGGACCTGTCCGGCTTCACCGCGCTGGTGGACGACGGCCGGGTCGTGGAGACCGGCGAACTGGTCGCCTCGGCCGAGCTGCTGCGCCAGGTCGGCACCGTGCCGGGGCTCGCCAAGGCCCTCGACCGGCTCGGGCTGGGCGACGCGCCGACGCCCGAGCAGGCGGCGGCCGGCGTCGAGTTCGTGCTGGAGGGGCTGCACCTGACCCGCCGGCTGGGCAAGGACGTCACCGATTCCGGGCGCACCGTCTACGGCGGCCGGGGCTGA
- a CDS encoding cellulose binding domain-containing protein, whose product MNRPRPRLRTGLLALAGALLLVPVAGLASAAEAAETAGAPGAAALGIPAPLWTPAPTPPATPSPRPTPTPTPTTGAPHPTDYPTPTPTTGPPYPTDSPTPTPTHPTDPPSPTPTTAIRCAATWRLVSDWPGAFHAEVTVHSTGTAPVARWAVRLPLADGQGVRDIWSATISSTIDNVVTIGNADWNGRIAPGASTTFGLIGTGPATAPALSCIAV is encoded by the coding sequence ATGAACCGTCCGCGTCCCAGACTCCGCACCGGCCTGCTGGCGCTGGCCGGCGCGCTGCTGCTCGTGCCCGTCGCCGGCCTCGCCTCGGCCGCCGAGGCGGCGGAAACGGCCGGCGCCCCCGGAGCCGCCGCCCTGGGCATCCCGGCGCCGCTCTGGACGCCGGCCCCGACACCACCCGCGACGCCGAGCCCGCGCCCGACGCCGACGCCGACGCCGACCACGGGCGCACCGCACCCGACGGACTACCCGACCCCCACGCCGACCACGGGCCCGCCGTACCCGACCGACTCCCCGACTCCCACGCCGACGCACCCGACCGATCCGCCGAGCCCCACGCCGACGACCGCTATCCGCTGCGCGGCGACGTGGCGGCTGGTCAGCGACTGGCCGGGGGCCTTCCACGCCGAGGTGACGGTGCACAGCACCGGCACCGCGCCGGTGGCCCGCTGGGCGGTGCGCCTGCCGCTCGCCGACGGCCAGGGGGTACGCGACATCTGGAGCGCCACGATCTCCTCGACCATCGACAACGTGGTCACCATCGGCAACGCCGACTGGAACGGCCGGATCGCCCCGGGGGCCAGCACCACCTTCGGGCTGATCGGCACGGGCCCCGCCACCGCACCCGCCCTGAGCTGCATCGCCGTCTGA
- the mgrA gene encoding L-glyceraldehyde 3-phosphate reductase, which yields MTYLASDERYQTMTYRRSGRSGLRLPAVSLGLWHNFGPDRPYERQRDIVRRAFDLGITHFDLANNYGPPPGSAEENFGRMLATDLKPYRDELVISSKAGYDMWPGPYGEWGSRKYLIASLDQSLRRMGLDYVDIFYSHRFDPDTPLEETMGALDAIVRSGKALYVGISNYDSEKTERAAAILRDLGTPLLINQPSYSMLDRWTERDGLLDTLERVGAGCIAFSPLAQGLLTDRYLGGIPEDSRVRTSVFLNESDLDEQRMATIRALGGVAERRGQSLAQLALAWALRDPRMTSLIIGASSVAQLEANVAALDNLDFTAEELAEIDGHLG from the coding sequence GTGACCTACCTTGCCTCGGACGAGCGCTACCAGACGATGACCTACCGGCGCAGCGGGCGGAGCGGGCTGCGGCTGCCGGCCGTGTCGCTCGGGCTGTGGCACAACTTCGGGCCGGACCGGCCGTACGAGCGGCAGCGGGACATCGTCCGGCGCGCCTTCGACCTCGGCATCACCCACTTCGACCTGGCCAACAACTACGGCCCCCCGCCCGGATCGGCGGAGGAGAACTTCGGCCGGATGCTCGCCACGGACCTGAAGCCCTACCGGGACGAGCTGGTGATCTCCAGCAAGGCCGGCTACGACATGTGGCCCGGCCCGTACGGCGAGTGGGGCTCCCGCAAGTACCTGATCGCCTCGCTGGACCAGTCGCTGCGCCGGATGGGGCTGGACTACGTCGACATCTTCTACTCGCACCGGTTCGACCCGGACACCCCGCTGGAGGAGACGATGGGCGCGCTCGACGCTATCGTCCGCTCCGGCAAGGCCCTCTACGTCGGCATCTCCAACTACGACTCGGAGAAGACCGAGCGGGCCGCCGCGATCCTGCGGGACCTCGGCACGCCGCTGCTGATCAACCAGCCGTCGTACTCGATGCTCGACCGCTGGACCGAGCGCGACGGCCTGCTGGACACGCTGGAGCGGGTGGGGGCCGGCTGCATCGCGTTCAGCCCGCTCGCCCAGGGGCTGCTCACCGACCGCTACCTGGGCGGCATCCCCGAGGACTCGCGGGTGCGCACCAGCGTCTTCCTCAACGAGAGCGACCTCGACGAGCAGAGGATGGCCACCATCCGGGCGCTCGGCGGGGTGGCGGAGCGGCGCGGGCAGTCCCTGGCCCAGCTCGCGCTCGCCTGGGCGCTGCGCGACCCGCGCATGACCAGCCTGATCATCGGCGCGAGCAGCGTCGCCCAACTGGAGGCGAACGTCGCCGCCCTGGACAACCTGGACTTCACCGCCGAGGAGCTGGCCGAGATCGACGGCCACCTCGGCTGA
- a CDS encoding DUF397 domain-containing protein has translation MSPSYNSGEGWFKSSRSSNNANCVEVRFVGGAVDVRDTKDRTGPTLAFDSRSWASFVAGFKAGPAS, from the coding sequence GTGAGTCCGTCGTACAACTCCGGGGAGGGCTGGTTCAAGTCCTCCCGTAGCTCCAACAACGCCAACTGCGTCGAGGTGCGGTTCGTCGGCGGCGCGGTCGACGTCCGCGACACCAAGGACCGCACCGGCCCGACGCTCGCCTTCGACAGCCGCTCCTGGGCGAGCTTTGTCGCCGGGTTCAAGGCTGGCCCGGCGAGCTGA
- a CDS encoding DUF5753 domain-containing protein: protein MFFEGEAEEMPVTSSSATRPRGSSAPVEPSPVVQAWELGLRLRQRREEIGLTAAAAGRAIGIIQTYVSGVEAGRVKLPAARLARIIEVYELEPEEAAELEELRIGATRRGWWHEYSQLFPAEFIRFLGYEAGAEEIRFYDSELVPGLLQTEGYARAVIAGGTTTIRLTEVQRRVAARMARQARLHTEPPIRVAALLGEGALRQQVGGPAVMRAQLEHLVEMATERPGQIDIRVLPFAAGAHPALGGSFQILSFPSPRLPDLVWQEVLTSIDIIDQSTLVNDYQVTLEEACERALRSEDSIELVRQIAKEMT from the coding sequence GTGTTCTTCGAGGGAGAGGCAGAAGAAATGCCCGTCACGTCATCGAGTGCAACGCGACCGCGCGGATCGTCGGCCCCTGTGGAGCCGTCGCCGGTCGTGCAAGCCTGGGAACTGGGACTGCGGCTGCGTCAGCGCCGCGAGGAGATCGGCTTGACCGCAGCGGCAGCCGGTCGCGCCATCGGCATCATCCAGACGTACGTCTCGGGAGTGGAGGCGGGCAGGGTGAAACTCCCCGCTGCCCGGCTGGCCCGAATCATCGAGGTCTACGAGCTGGAGCCGGAGGAGGCGGCAGAGCTGGAGGAGTTGCGCATCGGCGCGACCCGGCGCGGTTGGTGGCACGAGTATTCCCAGCTCTTCCCGGCCGAGTTCATCCGCTTCCTCGGCTACGAGGCCGGGGCCGAGGAGATCCGCTTCTACGACAGCGAGCTGGTGCCCGGTCTGTTGCAGACCGAGGGGTACGCCCGAGCGGTCATCGCGGGCGGGACCACCACCATTCGACTCACCGAGGTGCAGCGGCGGGTGGCAGCCCGGATGGCCAGGCAGGCGCGACTACACACCGAGCCCCCCATCCGAGTGGCGGCGCTGCTCGGCGAGGGCGCGTTGCGCCAGCAGGTGGGCGGCCCGGCTGTGATGAGGGCACAGCTTGAGCACCTGGTCGAGATGGCGACCGAGCGGCCCGGGCAGATCGACATCCGCGTGCTGCCCTTCGCCGCCGGGGCGCACCCTGCGCTGGGTGGCTCCTTCCAGATCCTCTCGTTCCCGTCGCCCAGGCTGCCTGACCTGGTCTGGCAGGAGGTGCTTACGTCCATCGACATCATTGATCAATCCACGCTGGTGAACGACTACCAGGTGACCCTCGAGGAAGCCTGCGAGCGGGCGTTACGCTCCGAGGACTCGATTGAGCTGGTCCGCCAGATTGCCAAGGAGATGACGTGA